In one window of Streptomyces sp. FXJ1.172 DNA:
- a CDS encoding S1 family peptidase, whose product MKRSGRGRGRAAIALPVAALALSLPFIASPSASASTHPHPVSIEKKQETLDKIAGRITEGLSESDRARIPGFTDIEVDPLHNSLRLHWKGDPPQRVRRILAHLPKGVRASVLPARYSKADLHAARARLLRGGRPADLHIAGTSVPLRITSIGPAVDGSGLRIGYDEDRGAGRSDRMDPLTSAARQDRSSAVKAATDRLTGVRTTVAYQPLSVDLSSRQEDDTPWHGGAALRNPGGGVCSSAFSVKTSDGRYELSAAYHCDGRGGVWHTYWGGRLIGTTDSAQRLASDDALGISLPSGQSAGRLYDGPANETDGYSKPVTGWGHNNVGDYVCTDGANSGVHCGVQISATDIGVTGANGVYRPDTDLAYATSSTKDHIAAANGDSGGPVFAGVNNYTSDEARGMITALDRTVTCPSSEYVLDSGVRTPWCVQGVYFVPIFQTLQDMHWTLVTQ is encoded by the coding sequence GTGAAGAGATCCGGCAGAGGCCGCGGACGGGCGGCCATAGCCCTCCCCGTCGCGGCGCTGGCCCTGTCCCTCCCCTTCATCGCGTCCCCTTCCGCAAGCGCGTCGACGCATCCGCACCCAGTCTCGATCGAGAAGAAGCAGGAAACTCTCGACAAGATCGCCGGCCGGATCACCGAGGGACTCTCCGAATCGGACCGCGCCAGGATTCCCGGCTTCACCGACATCGAAGTCGACCCGCTCCACAACAGCCTGCGTCTGCACTGGAAGGGCGACCCGCCGCAGCGGGTACGGCGCATCCTCGCCCACCTGCCCAAGGGCGTGCGCGCCTCGGTGCTTCCGGCCCGCTACTCCAAGGCCGATCTGCACGCGGCCCGGGCCAGGCTTCTTCGCGGCGGGAGACCCGCGGATCTGCACATCGCCGGCACATCGGTCCCCCTCCGCATCACCAGCATCGGCCCCGCGGTCGACGGCAGCGGGCTGCGGATCGGCTACGACGAAGACCGGGGCGCGGGCAGGAGCGACCGGATGGACCCGCTGACGTCAGCCGCCCGCCAGGACAGGTCGAGTGCGGTCAAGGCGGCCACGGACCGCCTGACCGGGGTCCGCACCACCGTGGCCTACCAGCCGCTGAGCGTGGACCTCTCCTCCCGGCAGGAGGACGACACCCCGTGGCACGGCGGGGCGGCGCTGCGCAACCCCGGCGGGGGTGTCTGTTCCAGTGCGTTCAGCGTCAAGACCTCCGACGGGCGGTACGAACTCAGCGCGGCCTACCACTGCGACGGTCGCGGTGGTGTGTGGCATACGTACTGGGGCGGGAGGCTCATCGGCACCACCGACAGCGCCCAGCGGCTCGCGTCGGACGACGCCCTGGGCATCAGCCTGCCGTCCGGGCAGTCCGCCGGGCGTCTGTACGACGGTCCGGCGAACGAGACCGACGGGTACTCCAAGCCCGTCACCGGCTGGGGCCACAACAACGTGGGCGACTACGTCTGCACCGACGGCGCCAACTCCGGTGTGCACTGCGGCGTGCAGATCTCCGCGACGGACATCGGGGTCACAGGAGCGAACGGCGTCTACCGGCCGGACACCGACCTCGCCTATGCCACGTCAAGCACCAAGGACCACATCGCGGCGGCGAACGGCGACAGCGGGGGACCGGTCTTCGCCGGCGTGAACAACTACACCTCCGACGAGGCCCGCGGCATGATCACGGCCCTGGACCGCACGGTCACCTGCCCGTCGTCGGAGTACGTCCTCGACAGCGGCGTGCGCACGCCTTGGTGCGTGCAGGGCGTGTACTTCGTACCGATCTTCCAGACTCTGCAGGACATGCACTGGACCCTGGTCACCCAGTGA
- a CDS encoding SAM-dependent methyltransferase — MNREEISRIAHAEHPIKSPLDDDSVRRLLDRGLPRGDERVLDLGCGQGEWLLRALAAHPRVRAEGVDLSADALDQAAAAARDLGVQDRLVLHHRKAEEFASAEPFDVVLSFGAAHAFGGLLPTLAAAREHLAPGGRVLVGDGFWERPPSPEAVEMLGDFTDLADTVDRVVADGWIPVDGHVSTRRELDDYEWACWGSLAAWALDHPDDPDSAQVLETAHTRRTEWLRVYRDTWGFVSLVLRRAGDSV, encoded by the coding sequence GTGAATCGTGAAGAGATCTCCCGCATCGCTCATGCCGAACACCCCATCAAGTCCCCGCTCGACGACGACTCGGTGCGCCGGCTGCTGGACCGCGGCCTGCCGAGGGGCGACGAGCGGGTGCTCGACCTCGGCTGCGGGCAAGGGGAATGGCTCCTGCGTGCCCTGGCCGCACACCCGCGGGTGCGTGCCGAGGGCGTGGACCTCTCCGCGGACGCCCTGGACCAGGCGGCCGCCGCGGCACGCGACCTCGGTGTCCAGGACCGTCTCGTCCTGCATCACCGCAAGGCCGAGGAGTTCGCGTCCGCGGAGCCCTTCGACGTCGTCCTCAGCTTCGGGGCCGCGCACGCCTTCGGCGGACTGCTGCCCACCCTCGCCGCGGCCCGCGAACACCTCGCTCCCGGTGGCCGGGTCCTCGTCGGGGACGGGTTCTGGGAGCGTCCGCCGTCGCCGGAGGCCGTCGAGATGCTCGGGGACTTCACCGATCTGGCGGACACCGTGGACCGGGTCGTCGCCGACGGCTGGATCCCGGTCGACGGGCACGTCAGCACGCGCCGGGAGCTGGACGACTACGAGTGGGCCTGCTGGGGGTCGCTGGCCGCGTGGGCCCTGGACCATCCCGACGATCCGGACAGTGCGCAGGTGCTGGAGACGGCCCACACCCGCCGTACCGAATGGCTGCGCGTCTACCGGGACACCTGGGGCTTCGTCTCGCTGGTCCTGCGCCGGGCGGGCGACTCCGTCTGA
- a CDS encoding CGNR zinc finger domain-containing protein: MAFDAGRICLDLLATSHPDERLDSAGALGVWIGGAGLVPSGTSLAHAEGHWVVRFQELRWLVRQLVLPGGTTPDTGSYGRALARLNDLARPAPPVPCAVRREDGRLARALAEPPSCSALLALVARDAVELLTDPVARAAVRECEGDNCPLVYLDTSRGRRRRWCSSEVCGNRERVARHRRRAALARA, from the coding sequence ATGGCATTCGACGCCGGACGGATCTGTCTCGATCTTCTCGCCACCTCGCATCCGGACGAACGGCTGGACAGCGCCGGGGCGTTGGGTGTGTGGATCGGGGGCGCGGGCCTGGTGCCGAGCGGTACGTCGCTCGCCCACGCCGAGGGGCATTGGGTGGTCCGGTTCCAGGAACTGCGGTGGCTCGTCCGGCAGTTGGTGCTACCCGGCGGCACAACCCCGGACACCGGCTCGTACGGCCGCGCCCTCGCCCGTCTCAACGACCTCGCCCGGCCCGCGCCCCCCGTCCCCTGCGCCGTACGCCGGGAGGACGGCCGGCTCGCCAGGGCGCTGGCCGAACCTCCCTCCTGCTCCGCGCTGCTCGCCCTCGTCGCCCGGGACGCCGTGGAGCTGCTCACCGACCCCGTCGCGCGGGCGGCCGTACGGGAGTGCGAAGGAGACAACTGCCCGCTGGTGTACCTGGACACCTCCCGGGGGCGGCGCCGGCGATGGTGTTCCAGTGAGGTCTGCGGGAACCGGGAACGCGTGGCCCGGCACCGGCGGCGGGCCGCCCTCGCACGTGCCTGA
- a CDS encoding sigma-70 family RNA polymerase sigma factor — translation MGVRKDAAVANERGSRARHRMSSQPSEPDEELMRALYREHAGPLLAYVLRLVAGDRQRAEDVVQETLIRAWKNAGQLNRATGSVRPWLVTVARRIVIDGHRSRQARPQEVDPSPLEVIPAEDEIDKALWLMTLSDALDDLTPAHREVLVETYFKGRTVNEAAETLGIPSGTVRSRVFYALRSMKLALEERGVTA, via the coding sequence GTGGGCGTGCGCAAGGATGCGGCCGTGGCCAATGAACGTGGATCGAGGGCCCGACATCGCATGTCCTCACAGCCCTCGGAGCCCGATGAGGAGTTGATGCGTGCGCTGTATCGAGAGCACGCCGGACCTCTGCTCGCGTATGTCCTGCGGCTGGTCGCCGGTGACCGGCAGCGCGCCGAGGACGTCGTACAGGAAACGCTCATCCGTGCCTGGAAGAACGCCGGTCAGCTCAATCGGGCGACCGGATCGGTACGCCCCTGGCTGGTGACGGTTGCACGCCGCATCGTCATCGACGGCCACCGCAGCCGGCAGGCCCGGCCGCAGGAGGTCGATCCGTCGCCGCTGGAGGTCATCCCCGCGGAGGACGAGATCGACAAGGCGCTGTGGCTGATGACGCTGTCGGACGCGCTCGACGACCTGACCCCGGCCCACCGGGAGGTACTCGTCGAGACGTACTTCAAGGGGCGTACGGTCAATGAGGCGGCCGAGACGCTGGGCATACCCAGTGGCACGGTGCGGTCTCGGGTGTTCTACGCCCTGCGATCGATGAAGCTGGCACTGGAGGAGCGGGGGGTGACGGCGTGA
- a CDS encoding anti-sigma factor family protein has product MNPSPGSAVPSEHETVGAYALGILDDAEATAFEAHLAGCEWCAQQLDELAGMEPMLAALADLPGSGSTPAIGDSLSAKPTPRLVERLVDEVAEKRAQKRRRSFYMIAAAAALIIAGPLAAVAVNGGSSGGGGQVTASSAQTTFSAMSEKKSATDPSSHASATVGMEQKDWGTQTVLELKNVQGPQKCSLVAVAKNGQRVTMSSWSVPNWGYGLPDAKTDDAKKPLYIGGATAFKPNEIDHFEVVTFDGKKLVQVNA; this is encoded by the coding sequence ATGAACCCCAGTCCGGGATCCGCGGTGCCCAGCGAGCACGAGACCGTCGGCGCCTACGCCCTCGGGATCCTCGACGACGCCGAGGCAACCGCTTTCGAGGCGCATCTCGCCGGCTGCGAGTGGTGCGCCCAGCAGCTGGACGAGCTGGCCGGGATGGAGCCGATGCTGGCCGCGCTCGCGGACCTGCCGGGCTCCGGAAGCACCCCGGCGATCGGGGACTCGCTGTCCGCCAAGCCCACTCCGCGGCTGGTGGAGAGGCTGGTCGACGAGGTCGCGGAGAAGCGCGCCCAGAAGCGGCGGCGCTCCTTCTACATGATCGCCGCGGCGGCCGCGCTGATCATCGCCGGACCGCTGGCCGCCGTCGCCGTGAACGGCGGCTCGTCGGGCGGTGGCGGTCAGGTCACCGCGTCCTCCGCGCAGACCACCTTCTCCGCCATGTCCGAGAAGAAGTCGGCCACCGACCCGTCGTCCCACGCCAGCGCCACCGTCGGCATGGAGCAGAAGGACTGGGGCACCCAGACGGTCCTGGAGCTGAAGAACGTCCAGGGCCCGCAGAAGTGCTCCCTGGTGGCCGTCGCCAAGAACGGGCAGCGTGTGACCATGTCGTCGTGGTCCGTGCCGAACTGGGGCTACGGCTTGCCGGACGCGAAGACGGACGACGCCAAGAAGCCGCTCTACATCGGCGGTGCCACGGCCTTCAAGCCGAACGAGATCGACCACTTCGAGGTCGTGACCTTCGACGGCAAGAAGCTGGTGCAAGTGAACGCGTAG
- a CDS encoding HelD family protein, with protein sequence MAAQVQQSAVGSVHGAQDSVRDREISVEQEHLDRVYRRLEEKIHEAEFLMNDAAKRGQVGTPGALAERDAQVFRAGVHLNRLNNEFEDFLFGRIDLLLGKDGKKGPDGAYTAVEPAEGAVRDDNTADIAETLHIGRIGVLDEDYAPLVIDWRAPAAAPFYRATPVDPGRVVRRRVIRSKGRRVLGVEDDLMRPELTARLDGRELPVIGDGALMAALGQARSHTMRDIVSSIQAEQDLVIRAPAASITYVEGGPGTGKTAVALHRAAYLLYQDRRRYAGGILIVSPTPLLVAYTEGVLPSLGEEGQVAIRAIGSLVDGAEATLYDSPSVARAKGSYRMLKVLRKAARGALELGPAARTAPGEDDGPQDLGGPPARLRVVAFGRRLELEAAELERIRRTALGGTAPVNLLRPRARRLLLDALWDRSGAAGRHTDPELAAELRSSFDEDVTGEDAFVAFLDAWWPELTPKQVLSAMADERRLGRWARRILNPGEVRKVARSLKRDGHSVHDIAMLDELQAILGVPARPRKKRELDPLDQLTGLEELMPVREESQRERAERLAQERTEYAHVIVDEAQDLTPMQWRMVGRRGRHATWTVVGDPAQSSWSDPDEAAEARDEALGTRPRRRFQLTVNYRNPAEIAELAAKVLALAMPGSQAPSAVRSTGVAPRYTIVEKSPADTVRAEAERLLDLVDGTVGVVVAMHRREEARRWLAGLGDRVVALGSLEAKGLEYDATVVVSPAEIADESPAGLRVLYVALTRATQQLTVVSGERDEPDASGVPDLLRD encoded by the coding sequence GTGGCCGCTCAGGTTCAGCAGTCCGCGGTCGGCTCGGTACACGGCGCACAGGATTCCGTCCGTGACCGGGAGATCAGCGTCGAACAGGAACACCTGGACCGGGTGTACCGGCGGCTCGAGGAGAAGATCCACGAGGCCGAGTTCCTGATGAACGACGCGGCCAAGCGCGGCCAGGTCGGCACCCCGGGCGCGCTCGCCGAGCGCGACGCACAGGTCTTCCGCGCCGGCGTCCACCTGAACCGGCTCAACAACGAGTTCGAGGACTTCCTCTTCGGGCGGATCGACCTGCTGCTGGGCAAGGACGGCAAGAAGGGTCCCGACGGGGCCTACACCGCCGTGGAGCCCGCCGAAGGCGCCGTGCGGGACGACAACACCGCCGACATCGCCGAGACCCTGCACATCGGCCGCATCGGCGTCCTCGACGAGGACTACGCGCCGCTGGTCATCGACTGGCGGGCGCCCGCCGCCGCCCCCTTCTACCGGGCCACCCCGGTGGACCCCGGGCGGGTCGTGCGGCGCCGGGTCATCCGGTCCAAGGGACGCAGGGTGCTCGGCGTCGAGGACGATCTGATGCGGCCCGAGCTGACCGCCCGCCTCGACGGTCGCGAACTGCCCGTGATCGGCGACGGCGCCCTCATGGCCGCCCTCGGCCAGGCCCGCAGCCACACCATGCGGGACATCGTCTCCTCCATCCAGGCCGAGCAGGACCTCGTCATCCGCGCCCCCGCCGCCTCGATCACCTATGTGGAGGGCGGCCCGGGCACCGGCAAGACCGCCGTCGCCCTGCACCGCGCCGCCTACCTGCTCTACCAGGACAGACGCCGGTACGCGGGCGGCATCCTGATCGTCTCCCCGACCCCGCTGCTCGTGGCGTACACCGAGGGCGTGCTGCCCTCGCTCGGCGAGGAGGGCCAGGTCGCCATCCGCGCGATCGGCTCGCTGGTCGACGGTGCGGAGGCCACGCTCTACGACTCCCCGTCCGTGGCCCGCGCCAAGGGTTCGTACCGGATGCTGAAGGTGCTGCGGAAGGCGGCCCGGGGCGCCCTGGAACTGGGACCCGCCGCCCGGACGGCTCCCGGCGAGGACGACGGGCCGCAGGACCTCGGGGGGCCGCCCGCCCGGCTGCGTGTCGTCGCCTTCGGGCGCCGCCTCGAGCTGGAGGCGGCCGAGCTGGAACGTATCCGCCGTACCGCCCTCGGCGGCACCGCGCCCGTCAACCTGCTCCGCCCGCGCGCCCGCAGGCTGCTGCTGGACGCGCTGTGGGACCGGTCCGGCGCGGCCGGCCGGCACACCGATCCGGAGCTGGCCGCCGAGCTGCGCTCCTCCTTCGACGAGGACGTCACCGGCGAGGACGCCTTCGTCGCGTTCCTCGACGCCTGGTGGCCCGAGCTGACCCCGAAGCAGGTCCTTTCGGCCATGGCCGACGAGCGGCGGCTCGGCCGGTGGGCACGACGGATCCTCAACCCCGGCGAGGTCCGCAAGGTGGCCCGCTCCCTCAAGCGGGACGGCCACTCCGTGCACGACATCGCCATGCTGGACGAACTGCAGGCGATCCTCGGCGTCCCGGCCCGGCCGCGCAAGAAGCGCGAGCTGGACCCGCTGGACCAGCTCACCGGGCTGGAGGAGCTGATGCCGGTGCGCGAGGAGTCGCAGCGCGAGCGCGCCGAGCGGCTCGCGCAGGAACGCACCGAGTACGCGCACGTCATCGTGGACGAGGCACAGGACCTCACGCCGATGCAGTGGAGGATGGTCGGCCGTCGCGGCCGGCACGCCACCTGGACGGTCGTGGGGGACCCGGCCCAGTCGTCCTGGTCCGACCCGGACGAGGCGGCCGAGGCCCGCGACGAGGCCCTCGGCACCCGGCCCCGGCGGCGCTTCCAGCTCACCGTGAACTACCGCAACCCGGCCGAGATCGCCGAGCTGGCGGCCAAGGTCCTCGCCCTCGCCATGCCCGGCTCCCAGGCGCCGAGCGCGGTGCGGTCCACCGGGGTCGCGCCGCGCTACACCATCGTGGAGAAGTCGCCCGCGGACACGGTCCGGGCCGAGGCCGAGCGGCTGCTGGACCTGGTGGACGGCACGGTCGGTGTGGTCGTCGCGATGCACCGGCGCGAGGAGGCCCGGCGCTGGCTGGCCGGACTCGGCGACCGGGTGGTGGCGCTCGGCAGCCTGGAGGCCAAGGGTCTGGAGTACGACGCGACGGTGGTGGTCTCCCCGGCGGAGATCGCGGACGAGTCCCCGGCCGGGCTGCGCGTGCTGTACGTGGCGCTGACCCGGGCCACCCAGCAGCTGACGGTGGTGTCGGGGGAGCGCGACGAGCCGGACGCGTCCGGCGTCCCGGACCTGCTGCGGGACTGA
- a CDS encoding NAD-dependent malic enzyme, which produces MATAPSVSYSMTIRLEVPASGTAVSQLTTAVESSGGSVTGLDVTASGHEKLRIDVTIAATSTAHAEEIVEKLRGIEGVTLGKVSDRTFLMHLGGKIEMQSKHPIRNRDDLSMVYTPGVARVCMAIAQNPEDARRLTIKRNSVAVVTDGSAVLGLGNIGPKAALPVMEGKAALFKRFAGIDAWPICLDTQDTDAIVEIVKAIAPGFAGINLEDISAPRCFEIEARLREALDIPVFHDDQHGTAIVVLAALTNALRVTDKAIENIRVVMSGAGAAGTAILKLLLAAGVKNAVVADIHGVVHAGRTDLVDAPAGSALRWIADNTNPEGLTGTLKEAVRGADVFIGVSAPNVLDGDDVAAMAEGAIVFALANPDPEVDPAIARQTAAVVATGRSDFPNQINNVLVFPGVFRGLLDAQSRTVNTEMMLAAAQALADVVSQDELNPNYIIPSVFNDKVAGAVAGAVREAAKAAGATA; this is translated from the coding sequence ATGGCAACGGCGCCCAGCGTCTCCTACTCGATGACCATCCGGTTGGAGGTGCCCGCGAGCGGAACCGCCGTCTCGCAGCTCACCACCGCGGTGGAGTCCTCCGGAGGCTCGGTGACCGGCCTCGACGTCACCGCGTCCGGCCACGAGAAGCTCCGCATCGACGTCACCATCGCGGCCACCTCCACGGCCCACGCCGAGGAGATCGTCGAGAAGCTGCGCGGCATCGAGGGCGTCACCCTCGGCAAGGTCTCCGACCGTACGTTCCTGATGCACCTCGGCGGCAAGATCGAGATGCAGTCCAAGCACCCCATCCGCAACCGTGACGACCTGTCCATGGTCTACACGCCGGGTGTGGCCCGCGTCTGCATGGCGATCGCCCAGAACCCCGAGGACGCCCGCCGCCTCACCATCAAGCGCAACTCGGTTGCGGTCGTGACGGACGGCTCCGCCGTGCTCGGCCTCGGCAACATCGGCCCCAAGGCCGCGCTGCCCGTCATGGAGGGCAAGGCGGCCCTCTTCAAGCGCTTCGCCGGCATCGACGCCTGGCCGATCTGCCTGGACACCCAGGACACCGACGCGATCGTGGAGATCGTCAAGGCGATCGCCCCCGGCTTCGCCGGCATCAACCTCGAGGACATCTCCGCGCCCCGCTGCTTCGAGATCGAGGCCCGGCTGCGCGAGGCCCTCGACATCCCCGTCTTCCACGACGACCAGCACGGCACCGCGATCGTCGTCCTCGCCGCCCTGACCAACGCCCTGCGCGTCACGGACAAGGCCATCGAGAACATCCGGGTCGTGATGTCCGGCGCCGGCGCCGCCGGTACGGCCATCCTCAAGCTGCTGCTCGCCGCGGGCGTGAAGAACGCCGTCGTCGCCGACATCCACGGTGTCGTGCACGCCGGCCGCACCGACCTGGTGGACGCCCCGGCCGGCTCGGCGCTGCGCTGGATCGCCGACAACACCAACCCCGAGGGCCTGACCGGCACCCTGAAGGAGGCCGTGCGCGGCGCCGACGTCTTCATCGGCGTCTCTGCCCCGAACGTCCTCGACGGCGACGACGTGGCCGCCATGGCCGAGGGTGCCATCGTGTTCGCGCTCGCGAACCCCGACCCCGAGGTGGACCCGGCGATCGCCCGCCAGACGGCGGCCGTCGTGGCCACCGGCCGCTCCGACTTCCCGAACCAGATCAACAACGTGCTGGTCTTCCCGGGTGTCTTCCGCGGCCTGCTGGACGCCCAGTCCCGCACCGTCAACACCGAGATGATGCTCGCCGCCGCGCAGGCCCTCGCGGACGTGGTCAGCCAGGACGAGCTGAACCCGAACTACATCATTCCGAGCGTCTTCAACGACAAGGTCGCGGGCGCGGTCGCGGGCGCCGTGCGCGAGGCCGCGAAGGCGGCGGGCGCGACGGCCTGA
- a CDS encoding HU family DNA-binding protein: MNRSELVAALADRAEVTRKDADAVLAAFAETVGEIVAKGDEKVTIPGFLTFERTHRAARTARNPQTGEPINIPAGYSVKVTAGSKLKEAAKGK, from the coding sequence ATGAACCGCAGTGAGCTGGTGGCCGCGCTGGCCGATCGCGCCGAGGTGACCCGCAAGGACGCCGACGCCGTCCTGGCCGCGTTCGCCGAGACCGTCGGCGAGATCGTCGCCAAGGGCGACGAGAAGGTCACCATCCCCGGCTTCCTGACCTTCGAGCGCACCCACCGTGCCGCTCGCACCGCGCGCAACCCGCAGACCGGCGAGCCGATCAACATCCCCGCCGGCTACAGCGTGAAGGTCACCGCGGGCTCGAAGCTCAAGGAAGCGGCCAAGGGCAAGTGA
- the murA gene encoding UDP-N-acetylglucosamine 1-carboxyvinyltransferase: MTVNDDVLLVHGGTPLEGEIRVRGAKNLVPKAMVAALLGSAPSRLRNVPDIRDVRVVRGLLQLHGVTVRPGEEPGELVLDPTHVESANVADIDAHAGSSRIPILFCGPLLHRLGHAFIPGLGGCDIGGRPIDFHFDVLRQFGATIEKRADGQYLEAPKGLRGTKIRLPYPSVGATEQVLLTAVLAEGVTELSNAAVEPEIEDLICVLQKMGAIIAMDTDRTIRITGVESLGGYTHRALSDRLEAASWASAALATNGNIYVRGAQQRSMMTFLNTYRKVGGAFEIDDEGIRFWHPGGQLKSIALETDVHPGFQTDWQQPLVVALTQATGLSIIHETVYESRLGFTSALNQMGAHIQLYRECLGGSDCRFGQRNFLHSAVVSGPTRLQGADLVIPDLRGGFSYLIAALAAEGTSRVHGIDLINRGYENFMEKLVELGAKVELPGKALG; the protein is encoded by the coding sequence ATGACCGTCAACGACGATGTCCTGCTTGTCCACGGCGGAACCCCGCTCGAGGGCGAGATCCGTGTCCGCGGTGCGAAGAACCTCGTGCCGAAGGCCATGGTCGCCGCCCTGCTGGGCAGTGCGCCGAGCCGACTGCGCAATGTTCCGGACATCCGTGACGTGCGCGTCGTACGCGGCCTGCTCCAGCTGCACGGGGTGACGGTCCGGCCGGGCGAGGAGCCCGGCGAGCTGGTCCTGGACCCGACGCACGTCGAGAGCGCCAACGTGGCCGACATCGATGCCCACGCCGGTTCCAGCCGTATCCCGATCCTCTTCTGCGGCCCCCTGCTGCACCGTCTGGGCCACGCGTTCATCCCGGGCCTCGGCGGCTGTGACATCGGCGGCCGGCCCATCGACTTCCACTTCGACGTGCTGCGGCAGTTCGGCGCGACGATCGAGAAGCGGGCGGACGGGCAGTACCTGGAGGCCCCGAAGGGCCTGCGCGGTACGAAGATCCGGCTGCCGTACCCGTCCGTCGGCGCGACCGAGCAGGTGCTGCTGACGGCCGTACTGGCCGAGGGCGTCACCGAGTTGTCCAACGCGGCCGTCGAGCCGGAGATCGAGGACCTCATCTGCGTGCTGCAGAAGATGGGCGCGATCATCGCGATGGACACCGACCGCACGATCCGCATCACCGGTGTGGAGAGCCTCGGCGGCTACACCCACCGCGCCCTCTCGGACCGCCTGGAGGCCGCGTCCTGGGCCTCGGCGGCTCTCGCGACCAACGGCAACATCTACGTCCGCGGCGCCCAGCAGCGCTCGATGATGACGTTCCTGAACACCTACCGGAAGGTGGGCGGCGCCTTCGAGATCGACGACGAGGGCATCCGCTTCTGGCACCCCGGCGGCCAGTTGAAGTCCATCGCGCTCGAGACGGACGTGCACCCCGGCTTCCAGACCGACTGGCAGCAGCCGCTGGTGGTGGCCCTCACTCAGGCCACGGGCCTGTCCATCATCCACGAGACGGTCTACGAGTCCCGCCTGGGCTTCACCTCCGCGCTGAACCAGATGGGCGCCCACATCCAGCTCTACCGCGAGTGCCTGGGCGGCTCGGACTGCCGTTTCGGCCAGCGCAACTTCCTGCACTCCGCGGTCGTCTCCGGCCCGACCCGGCTGCAGGGCGCCGACCTGGTCATCCCCGACCTGCGCGGCGGCTTCTCGTACCTGATCGCGGCCCTGGCGGCCGAGGGCACGTCCCGCGTCCACGGCATCGACCTCATCAACCGCGGCTACGAGAACTTCATGGAGAAGCTCGTGGAACTGGGCGCCAAGGTCGAGCTGCCCGGCAAGGCGCTGGGCTGA
- a CDS encoding YqgE/AlgH family protein: MTEVSSLTGRLLVATPALADPNFDRAVVLLLDHDEEGSLGVVLNRPTPVDVGDILEGWAGLAGEPGVVFQGGPVSLDSALGVAVIPGDGAGDRAPLGWRRVHGAIGLVDLEAPPELLASALGSLRIFAGYAGWGPGQLEDELVEGAWYVVESEPGDVSSPAPERLWREVLRRQRNELAMVATYPDDPSLN; this comes from the coding sequence ATGACCGAGGTGTCCTCGCTCACAGGGCGGCTGCTCGTGGCCACACCCGCCCTGGCGGACCCGAACTTCGACCGCGCGGTGGTGCTCCTTCTCGACCACGACGAGGAGGGCTCCCTCGGTGTCGTCCTCAACCGGCCCACCCCGGTGGACGTGGGTGACATCCTGGAGGGCTGGGCCGGCCTCGCCGGTGAGCCCGGGGTGGTCTTCCAGGGCGGCCCCGTCTCGCTGGACTCGGCCCTCGGCGTCGCGGTCATCCCGGGCGACGGGGCCGGCGACCGGGCCCCGCTGGGCTGGCGCCGGGTGCACGGCGCGATCGGCCTGGTCGACCTGGAGGCCCCGCCGGAGCTGCTCGCCTCGGCCCTCGGCTCCCTGCGGATCTTCGCCGGGTACGCGGGCTGGGGCCCAGGTCAGCTGGAGGACGAGCTGGTCGAGGGCGCGTGGTACGTGGTCGAGTCCGAGCCCGGGGACGTCTCCTCACCGGCGCCGGAGCGGCTGTGGCGCGAGGTGCTGCGCCGCCAGCGCAACGAACTGGCGATGGTGGCCACGTATCCGGACGACCCTTCGCTCAACTGA
- a CDS encoding DUF3039 domain-containing protein produces MSTLEPERGTGTGTLVEPTPQVSHGDGDHERFAHYVQKDKIMASALDGTPVVALCGKVWVPGRDPKKYPVCPMCKEIYESMGSGGDDKGGDKK; encoded by the coding sequence ATGAGCACTCTTGAGCCCGAGCGCGGGACTGGTACGGGGACCCTCGTAGAGCCGACGCCACAGGTGTCCCACGGCGACGGCGACCACGAGCGCTTCGCCCACTACGTCCAGAAGGACAAGATCATGGCGAGCGCCCTCGACGGCACCCCCGTCGTGGCGCTGTGCGGCAAGGTCTGGGTGCCCGGCCGCGACCCGAAGAAGTACCCCGTGTGCCCCATGTGCAAGGAGATCTACGAGTCCATGGGCAGCGGTGGCGACGACAAGGGCGGCGACAAGAAGTAG